Below is a genomic region from Raphanus sativus cultivar WK10039 chromosome 4, ASM80110v3, whole genome shotgun sequence.
ATTCATGTAAAGTCAACTGAACAATATATAACATGAAAAGTCATCAATGTTCTTAACTCTGATTTTCACCAAGGCATTAAGGTGAACAAAATTACTCACAGCCGAATGGTTACCCCCACAAGGTCTATTTTAATCTCTTAGTCGAATTACTTTTCTATGAACAGAAGTACGTTATATTCACTCCAAAAGTACATTCATGAAATATGACAGAATCCAATGAAAActctttgcaaaaaaaaaaaagacagaatcCAACTTACATGAAAATTAATGTAAAATGCAGTGCATATATACATCATATACgctgacaagaaaaaaatacagcATATACTATCACATGGATCTCGCttctagaataaaaaatattaaaacaatagGCGATAATATATACGGTCTTATTTgcttttgtatataatattgtGACTCGGAGGGGACACTTGGCACTTAAGGCCCATGCCAAATGGAATTGACCTTGGCTCATCCAGGTTAATTAAGTGATTTGCATTCACATCCCTCTATATAAACGAATGAAATGGAGAAGGTATGAGTGCACCCTGCGCATTGACATTTATAAAACTTAACTcttctttttcatatttaagAAACTCCTTTTGGCTCTTCGATCGTTCAATAAGAGAACCAAACTATTAGTGAACCCTAGCGTCGATCGGTGTACATATATACCCTTTTCAAAATTACCAAATAAAGATGGGAAGATCACCGTGTTGTGACAAGAATGGAGTGAAGAAGGGACCATGGACGTCTGAGGAGGATCAGAAACTCATCGATTATATTCGATTTTATGGTCCTGGCAATTGGCGTACCCTCCCTAAAAATGCCGGTAAGTATACATGAACTTAATCAAAAGATTTATTATGTATACTTTTCTCCTAATAGGTTATGTTCCATCTATAACCAAACACTTATAATTCGTACTGTTCATCTTAAAGGACTCCAACGGTGTGGAAAAAGCTGTCGTCTTCGTTGGACCAATTATCTAAGACCGGACATCAAGAGAGGAAGATTTTCCTTCGAGGAAGAAGAAACTATCATTCAGCTACACAGTGTTATGGGAAACAAGTAAGCCTCATTTACATCATAACTTAGTTTTTGACGGGATGAGGTAGCTCTACTGGTTAGAGCTTCGGGGGCCAATTGTCATGCTCCCGGGTTCGATGCCAGCCGGAGGTGAACTGTCTCTTCCATGTCACTATTAGTGGTACTGGGCCTCGGCCTAGGTTAATACCCTCCCGGATGAAGTTGACCGCTGCCTGACCGGGTCCAGGGAATGACCCGCTAAGCGGGGAAccctggattatcaaaaaaaaaaaaacttagtttTTGAGATTCATTAGTTGCAAATTTGATggtttaattaatgaaaaaagCGATGGTGTACGTATGCATATGCATGCGGACAGTACATTTCAATAGTTAGGCCATCAACTCTACTAAAATATTATCATATGCATTGACCtatcatttaatataacatAAACTATGTATTAATCATGCATCACTAATTCTTTTTATGGTTTATAGGTGGTCCGCAATAGCAGCTCGTTTACCGGGAAGGACCgataatgaaataaaaaaccATTGGAATACTCACATCCGCAAGCGACTTGTAAGGAGTGGCATCGACCCTGTTACTCACTCCCCACGCTTTGATCTTCTTGATATTTCCTCACTTTTAGCCGTACTTATCAATCAACCCAACTTTTCATCAGTTGCAACACATGCATCGTCTCTGCTTCATCCTGATGTATTGAGGCTGGCTTCTCTTCTCTTACCCCCTCAACAACCACTCCAAAACTTTAATCCAATTCACGAACCGAACCTCGACCAGAATATTCAAACTCCAATCACATCGGTATCGTCTCAAGACTCTCAGCCACAAGCCGAATGTACAACTCCATCAAACAACGAAGCTACATATTTCGATCCTGTGAACGCAAGAGTAGAGGGTCATGCAGATCTATTGCCACCTTTGTCAGAGAGTTTTGACTTAGAGTCACTTATGTCAACGCCACAACAAAATAGTATTGAGGCAGGAGCCAACTCCAGCAGTTTCTTCGACTTTGGGTTTCCCGATAATTTTACATTTGAGGACTTTATGTTAAATTAATTATCGGTGTATGCATATCTCTATACACATGTATCCCTTTTTTCCATCTACGATTCTTGGTCTGTTGcattttttttatggtttaatGTATAAACTTATTCTTTTCTGTTATATTACAGTCAAATCTATTGTATATGATTTTTCATGGATGCGCATGTTAAGGCGagctaaattattttttctccaGATACTATATCATATAGGCAAATGACTAGCGTAAAAAAGTAACACATATAGAGAAATATAATCATCAGTCAGactatagtaaaaaaaaaaagaaatcgtTGAAGTTGTCTAGCATTAAGAACGAATAACGAGCAACATATAacattgtatttatttttcaaaatgaaCTCGGCCCTCTGCGTAGCATAACATTGCCATTTTCACGAGTGATGTTGGTAATGGTGGGTAAGAAGTCGTTAATTAGGTATATTGGTGAAAAGGGTTTTATCCAAAATGTGCATATTTTGTAGACCTTGTTATGAGTTCGAAAGACGAGAAGGCAATCAAGCTTGTCCTCAAAGCTGAACCCGTTACAAACGGATTAAAAGTTTTGTTCCTTAGCCTGATTTTGTATCTGTGTGTGTTTGCGTCTGTGATAAGTTTTGGGCCTTGGTGGGTTGTTTAGTATGGCATAAAGCCTCTTTAGTTTCTATATGTAATTCACTAAAGATAATCATGAGTTTCGATAATCATTATCCTAACACAAAAAGGATTAAAAAGGGCCGACATATATGGCTATATGCTATATATAGCTACAAGCAAAAACCGCTACAGTTTTATCATAAGCCGAGTCCAAAACCCTAATCTTCTTGTAAATTACTCCGTCATTTTGTTGTCTCTGTTAATATTTATGCTATGGGAATCGTCAAGTTATCCctgatttcctttttttttctttcaaatattttgtttctttcagttAAGCGACACTCTTAATATCGTGGGATATCCGACGACTTTGAGGTTAATTATGGTAAGTGGATTTACCCTCATTTTGAAGTTGAGGTTTGATATTTTCTCCTCGTTGTTTGATTCCATAATTAGACGCTACACCAacttttttaatcaaattaactTAATTAGATCTAGGGAAGAGTCGGTGAGTTTCTTTGTTTCCTATTTTTTAACAGAGTTTTTGATATTCTGGGGTGTATCTTAGGTTAACCGCCAAAcattaaattaatatctctataaattaatataattttaaagtcccaacattattaatttatagaggttctagtGTAATAGAGGTTTTTGATTCTCTTGATCGTTATTAGTTTGTGTTAATATTATCCTCATGGctataaattttaattgtatatAATCTAGTTCACAAAACTTTTATCCGATTCTTGGAATAATTAGttgataatttgttttttaaccGAGGGTAAATCTCTCACCGCATACGGCTCGCACAAAGACTCCTAAATCCATCCCGAGCCTTTTCTTCCCACCTCTCCTTTCAGTCGAGTTACTAAACTCTCCAATCCTCGATCAAACTTGCCCAGGCGCTATTAAATAAATGGGGGTCTTTCCTTCGCTTATCGTATATTGTATGTATCGGCttggctatatatatatatatatatatatgtatattaacaaaacaaaattgcaGGAGAGGGGGCAGCTTGACCATGACATATAACAAAATCGGCTCAAGCAACTAAAAAAGCTGGAGCGAATGCTAAACATAGGTATCCTTGTTACTGTGTCAGTGTCATTGTTCATCATCGGCTGCTACGGAGTAGCTTAACAGTTCCAATGTTTCAAAACTGAGCGTAGAGTGTAAAACTCGACTAATGACACTATTTAGATGTTTAGATGATTAtagggttttcttttctttggtgtttttggttttgtttaattttttgagtaatttatttattttccagaaaaaataataaatataacccaaaaaaatctaaagatcTGACCAATTTAAGTTTCATGAtcgaataaatatataattactatttatttCCAAGTTAACAACATTCAAACATCTAAACCGTCCGATCAAACTAtatatactgttttttttttcttatagacAGAAAGAACACAGTGCAACGGATGAGTAACAAACAGATTTTGAGACCATTTGATATATTTACATTACAACATCAATCCAAcacccacaaaaaaaaatatcaaacgaAATCACTCTGAATCAGCAAATCAAACAATCACTAGAAACAGaaacgaaaaaagaaaaaaaaaactataagagGAGAGCGAGAAGGAAGGAGTAAGCAGCACCCACATGGAAGGAGCTTGGTAACATCATAGTTGAAGCTGCGGACGTTGTGTTATCGTTACGAGGCCCTCTGTTTCTCACCCTTTGCTTCATCACCACTGCAAGATTCCTTGAGCCATGCTCGTTAGCTGAACACAAATGAATAGtctcggagaagaagaagaaaagggaTATGACAGAGAGGAGGATTATGCGTCTAGCTTTGATCTCACCCATTTCTGTTTATGTATTTTGCTTAATCTCTGATGGATATATAATTTGGGAAGATTAATGTAGAGGAATGTCTCTTTTTATAATGATGATAATAAGTCTTCATAGGTTGGTTTATATAGAATAAGAAATAGGTGCTTCATGATAGTGGCTTTTGTGGGGGAGCCTAAGAAATATTGACCAATGTAGATACAAAAAAGGTCAAAAGTTAAACAGAAAGGCCATTCCACGCACGAAACTTATATATTCGACAAGTCATGTTTGAACTTTGAAACTTGACGGTGGAAGAAAAAGCCTAAGTTTCTTCAAGTGTCGTTAAGTTTTGTATGACTCGCATGATTTATTAGAGCCCAATGCTTCACATTTTAATAGAACATCTAAAATGCTCTGCCCAAACTGCCAAGCCCAAATCTACTAAGTTTTCTTTGGGTCTGGCATAGCTATTATTTAATCTTATGGTTAATGAAAATTGGATTAACAACTAAGAACATCATTAACGCCCGTAGCTAAAAAGGGGtgcttagtttttttattatttttgtaagattaaaaaaaaataggatcAGTTGCGGGCTGCTACGTGTCGGTGGAACCCGCAAACAGTGTAAGCGcatatgtttaaataaacaacaaaatcgCTGGTTGTTCAATTTTTATGGAGCCCACCGTGAGATCCACTgactattatattgttttttcatAAGCATTCTTCCACAAGCTACTAGCGTTATTGATGCTCTAAGAAGGACAATGACTCAAGCAAAATTCATACAAGATTaatgaattttgtttattttgatattttaaaaaattcaaaatttaatgattaataATTTTGTGGCTTAAAAAGGCCCATACAAAACCAAAGCTTACTTTTACATGAGGAACCATACTAATTTTGAGCCAGCCCACTCTCTAGTTTATtcaagaataaaacaaaaaaagattgatTGATCAAATATGGGAAGTAATGAGTGAAATCCCAGCTAGATGATGAAAACACTAATATcattggtttaaaaaaaataaaaagagagagatagagaagaaaaagatgaagtTGGTGATTAGGTGTTAAAGAAGCAAACAAAAGAAACGAGAGGCCTCAATTTTACTTAGCCTCGAAACACTCTTAGAGAACAAGAGCTCTCTCGCACCTTATCCTAtcctttctttctctctctctccaaatcTCTATTTTCTCAATCACTACTTTTACTTCCTTCCTCATTGTCACTACCACCACAAAGTCATTCTTATAAAACACACACCCACAcaccttctctcttcttcttccttcttttcATCACTATTCATTCATATACACACTTCCTCTAGAAAAGTCCTTGGTATATGCAACTCGATAGATATCAAATTCATTTTGGGTTTTGTAACCCAACGTTTTGAGTATTGTGTCCATTGGTAATGGCTCCTAAAGCTGGGAAAACAAAGCCCCACAAGAGTAAAggagataagaagaagaaggaagagaaagGTTCTCATTGCTATTCAAATCAATATTTGCTTTCTTTTACTCTATataacagaataaataaaaattgtgtgGTGGTTGTGCAGTGTTGCCTATTGTCATAGAGATAAGTGTTGAAACACCAGATGAATCCCAAGTGACTCTCAAGGTTTTGAGCCTTACACTAACATTTTGGTATAAGATAATGTTTTTAAACAACCAGTGAATACAATTCTCACAAGTTGGTGATGTTATTGGTGAAAGGGAATCTCTACGGACAGAATCTTAGATGTGAGGAAGCTCTTGGCGGTCCATGTTCAGACATGCCACTTCACCAACTTCTCCCTCTCTCACCAGGTTTCCTCTTCATGCATTTATGCTATTCGATGATGATTTTGGGTTAATGGCGTTACATATCTTTTCGCATTTGCAAaagttttgattaaaaaaaacattttctttcAATATTTGCTAATGGGCCCAGTAAGGTGTTGCGAAGGCCCAAACAGCGACGTTTATAGCTCTATTTTCTGACATTTGCCgcctaaaaaaaaagaagtaatccTTGTGGTGCAGGTGCGTGGCACTAGGCTCAAGGATTCCGTTGACATCGTATCGCTCAAGCCCTGCCACCTCACCATCGTCGAAGGTTTACATTCCTGATCTAACGGCTTATATTTATCCACACTAGTTTACTTCCGTAGGGTTAGCCACAgaagattaataataaaaacatttttttgaaatcgCAGAGGACTATACGGAGGAGCAAGCCACCGCGCACATACGGCGGCTCCTCGACATCGTCGCTTGCACCACCGCATTCGGTTCGTCGAAACCTCCCGTACCTCGCACGTCTCCAAAGGAATCCGGAAACAAGGATGCCGGCGATTCGGATTCCGTTCTCAGCCCTAAGCTCAAGGAACCAGAGAAGAAACTCGTCGTCGCCGGGGGATGTGAGGCTTCTCAGGCTGTGGAAGGCGGAGACAAAGGTGAAATCAACATGTGCCCACCGACTCGTCTCGGGCAGTTTTAcgaattcttctccttctcacaCCTCACTCCTCCGATCCAATGTGAGTTTCCTTCTCGCTACTTCTTCGTTACCTTATCTCGCGTACTGATTCTCGTTTTTTGAAATCTTATAGATATCAGAAAGTCTGTTCGTCCATCAGCTGAAGACAAAGGATTAGACGATCTCTTTCAACTCGATGTAGGGACTCTTCTCACTTGGTACACTTAAAGCTTTTATGAGAGAAACTTAAAAGACTGATTTGGTATACCATTTTGCAGGTTAAAGTTTCAAGTGGGAAGCCGATAACGGTTGTTGCGTCAAGAACAGGTTTTTACCCAGCTGGGAAGCAGCAGCTTCTGTGCCATTCTTTAGTTGAGCTGCTTCAACAGATAAGCAGGCCTTTTGATGCTGTAAGTTTTAATTGATGATAGAGGTTTCAccctttctcttcttttcattTCTGTTTTCCGATCTTTGGTTTTATTGTGATTGTGTCTGCAGGCGTATGACGCTCTTATGAAAGCTTTTATTGAGCATAATAAAGTACGAAAAGCTTCTTCTGTATGCTATGTTGATTAGGAGGCTTCatagtataataatttgttgTTCTTTTTTCAGTTTGGGAACCTTCCTTATGGTTTCCGGGCAAACACTTGGGTAGTTCCTCCGGTTGTTGCAGATAGCCCATCTACTTTCCCGTCACTTCCAGTGGAGGATGCGACATGGGGAGGAGATGGCGGTGGGGTTGGCCGGTCTGGTAAGCATGATAGAAGAAAGTGGGCCAAGGAGTTTGCGATTTTGGCATCGATGCCTTGTAAAACATCTGAAGAGAGACAGGTTCGAGATAGGAAGGCCTTTCTACTCCACAGTCTATTCGTCGACGTTTCGGTTTTCAAAGCAGTGGAGATAATAAAGAACGTGGTAGAGAGTAGTAATCAACTCTTGGCTTTACATGAACAAAGAGTAGGTGATCTGATCATCAGTGTGGCTAGAGATGATCCTGATGCCAGTGCCAAGCTTGACCGAAAGAGTGATGGGACTCGGGTTCTAGAGATCTCTCAGGAGGAACTTACTCAAAGAAATTTGCTTAAAGGGATCACTGCTGATGAGAGTGCGACTGTTCATGTAAATTCGTTATAGCTTGTGGTAAATTTCTTAGCTTGCTCTTGTTGGATTTGTTACTGAGATTTAATTCAATCATATAGGATACGTCGACCTTGGGTGTGGTGGTTGTCAGACATTGTGGTTTCACAGCTATTGTGAAGGTTGCTGCTGAATTTAACTTGGATGGGGGCAGTCTCCCACAGGATATAGACATTGAAGACCAATCAGATGGAGGTGCAAATGCACTGAATGTGAATAGGTAAAAGTCGTCTTGTACACAACCATGAGTAATTAGTAAGACTAACGGATATTTGCATTGCTTAACATATCTCTCTTGGCATGATTCACATTTTGGCATACTACATGTGAATTTGGAAATATATGGTATTTAGCAATTATTTTGTGAATATTCATTTCAGCTTGAGAACTCTGTTACACAAGGCGTCAACTCCTTCAAGCATAGCTCAGAGATCACCAAATGCAGACTCAGAACAATTACGTGTGGCTAAGTCTCTTGTGAGGAAAGTATTTGAGGACAGTCTGCAGAAATTGGAGGCTGAACCCTCAAGAAATACCAAACCTATAAGGTGGGAATTAGGAGCTTGTTGGGTGCAACATCTGCAAAATCAAGCTTCAACTAAAACTGAGACTAAGAACCCTGAAGATGCCAAGCCTGAACCACCTGTTAAGGGTCTTGGAAAGCAAGGTGGACTGCTAAAGGAGATTAAAAGGAAGATTGATGTGAAAGCTAACAAGTCTGAACAGGGCAAGGATTCCCCTGCTAATACGGTTGACAATGACAATAAATCAGAAACTGAGGATCAGAAGGAAGTCGAGAAACAAAATGAGGAGATGGAAAAGATGTGGAAGGAATTGGTGACAGAAGCTGCATATCAGCGTCTTAAAGAATCAGAAACTGGTTTTCATCTCAAGGTTTGTTTGTTTCCCCAGCTGATAACATTATTATATAGTAGTAAGAGACGACTTCTACTTACCTAGTTTGCTTTTATGAATCTTACCTTGTGTACTCTCTCTACATGGACTTGCCCTGCAGTCACCAAGAGAGCTGATTGATATGTCCCGCAAATACTACACTGACACCGCTCTTACAAAACTGGTCAGTTCCTTAGACTTTTATTTCCCTCTTAGAGTAATAATCCTCAGCTCCTCATAAACTTAGACTTGAGACATTGCAGGTGGCAGACTTTGGATCTCTTGAACTCTCACCCGTCGATGGGAGAACTCTGACTGACTTTATGCACACCAGAGGCTTGCAGATGCATTCCTTGGGGAGAGTGGTAACCATTTCAATTCATAGTTTTTGGTACCTTTGCTTCAGACCGGACAAATATGCTTAGGAAAGCAAAGTGGCTCGTTTCTTTTAGTAATCAATCTTTTCTTCTTTCATCTTAGCTCGAGCTGGCTGACAAGCTTCCTCATGTGCAATCCCTCTGTGTTCATGAAATGATTACTCGGGCATACAAGCATATACTGCAGGCTGTTGTAGCTGCTGTTGAAAACACTGCTGATCTAGCCATCTCAATAGCAACATGCTTAAATGTCCTGCTGGGAACACCGTCTGACACTGAGAGCGAATATGACGAAAAGATAAAGTGGACCTGGGTAGAAACGTTCATTTCCAAGAGGTATGGGTGGGACTGGAAGCATGAAGGTTACCAGGAATTGAGGAAATTCTCTATTCTTAGGGGACTGTCACACAAGGTTTGCGACTGTcaatctgtttttttctttcaattgcGACAGTCTAACCGTAGATTCTCATATGTTGCTTCACCAGGTTGGACTGGAGCTTGTTCCTAAAGACTACGAGATGGACACATCATGTCCATTCAAGAAGTTGGATATTATCAGTATGGTTCCTGTATACAAGGTACCATTGTGTAACTATCTTACTCCAGTAATAGGCATAGTAGGAAAGTGAATTTCTTAAGTGACTAATAGGAAAGTGAATTTCTTAAGTGACTAAAGATCACTGTTTTGTTGTGTGCAGCACGTTGCATGTTCATCCGCTGATGGACGCACTTTGTTGGAATCATCCAAAACTTCCTTGGATAAAGGCAAACTAGAAGATGCTGTCAGTTATGGTACCAAGGTATTACTGATCTCTTTCCCTTTCCTCTTTTTATATACTAACCATGGAAAGAAGCTCTTGACTAGTCTGAATACACTGATTCCTTCTTTGCCTGCTCCTCCCCCTGCCCACTTTCAGTGCGAACAAACTGAAAGCAATTGATCAAGGTTTTTATGTTCTAAGTGTCCCATCTTTTATCCTTATCAACCAATTTGTTTTTAGAAGTAGCATAGACATACTGATTAGGCATTCTTAGCCCCATGTAAATATGAATTAGTGAGTTCTGTTTTAACGGGCAAGGATTGATTATGCACTGAAAGAATCAACCCTTCAATTTGTCTCTGACACTTTTTTcattgaatgtatttattttacttCAAACGGTTTAAGTGAGTTGATATTCTGGTTTGACTCAATAGGCATTGACGAAGCTTGTAGCAGTGTGCGGCCCATATCATAGAATGACCGCCGGAGCATATAGTCTACTTGCTGTTGTGCTGTACCATACTGGGGACTTTAACCAGGTATTCACTTTAATAAAAATTCAGGACTGTCTCCAAGGCATTGCTCAATTCGCCTACATCCTATGCAAACGAATGTCTCTACTTTATGCAACTAACCAGTTTTGATTTTTCAGGCTACCATTTATCAGCAGAAAGCACTAGACATAAATGAAAGGGAACTTGGACTTGATCACCCAGACACAATGAAAAGCTACGGAGACCTGGCTGTCTTCTATTATCGTCTCCAGCACACAGAGTTAGCTTTAAAGTATGCTCTCTGCGTTTCCCAAAGGCAAAGCCTAAAAATTAATTGTTTCGAGCTGCTAACATAACATGTTATTGTTGTTGTAGGTATGTCAACCGTGCATTGTACCTTCTGCATCTAACATGCGGACCGTCACATCCAAATACTGCTGCCACTTATATTAATGTAGCGATGATGGAAGAAGGTTTGGGGAATGTCCATGTGGCTTTAAGATACCTTCATGAAGCGCTGAAATGTAACCAGAGACTACTTGGAGCTGATCATATCCAGGTTGGTTTTGCTAAGCAAGGACTTGAGCTTAAATAGTAAATTTTACAATGGAAGCTAAACAATGcatttaaaaaatgaattatttctattgtttttttttttcagactgCTGCAAGTTACCATGCCATTGCTATTGCTCTTTCTCTAATGGAAGCGTACTCTTTAAGCGTCCAACATGAGCAGACCACTCTACAGATTCTACAGGCAAAACTAGGCCCTGAGGATCTTCGGACACAGGTGCGTAATTAGCTACGATTTACATGGAGTTTCACTTTAAAAGCTTTCTTACGCTCCAGAACTATTTTAGGATGCGGCTGCGTGGCTTGAGTATTTTGAATCTAAAGCTCTGGAACAGCAAGAAGCTGCACGAAATGGTACTCCCAAGCCAGACGCCTCTATATCCAGCAAAGGGCATCTCAGGTATTGAAACGTTTTGTTTCTTATATATTCTTAGCGCCGTTTACATAATGTACATAGGGACCAAAAAAGATAGAAATAGTACAAAGTTATATCTTGTAAACTCTTGTCTACAATATGTGACCCATATGCTTTCTTTGCAATAACAGTGTATCAGACCTGCTGGATTATATAACCCCGGACACTGATCTTAAAGCAAGGGACGCCCAAAGGAAAGCTCGCCTAAAGGTATTTCTGTCTGCTGATCTAATCCATGTTTTAATGAGCTGCTCTCGTTAATCAAAGTTGTGACAGATATTTTGATTGAAAATGTTTATTCAGGTCAAGGGAAGACCAGGACAAAGTCCTGGACCTGTGTCTGAAGATAATCAGAAAGATGATGAAATTCTGAGTCCAACTCATATCAATGGGGAGAGTTCAAGTGACAAAGAGaacaaaacagaagcaaaaCCTGAAGAAACAAGGGTTGAGAAACCTCAAGATCAGGTATCTCAGGTTAAGCTAGAGTCCACGGCTCAAGGGGATGATGACTCTGACGAAGGATGGCAAGAAGCTGTCCCAAAAAATCGTCATCCTTCTGGGCGTAGAACCCGTCCCAGCCTGGCAAAGCTGAACACAAACTTCATGAACGTGACCCAGCAGACAACAAAAAGCAGAGGAAAACCCACCAACTTCGCATCTCCCAGGACTAATTCAAATGAGCTTACAATTTCTGCTGCTGGTTCTACTTCCCAGCACGCGAAGAAGCTTTTGAAGAGCTCAAGTTTGAACAGAAAGCCAAACAGTACCAATATAGTGGGAGAAAAGCCGGTTAACAATAAATCAGCACTGGCGAGCTCACCTTGCACCGAACAGAGCAGCAAGCCAACTCTGTTGGTGAGTCCTGTGACTCCCCAAGCTGGAAAACTGTTTTCCTATAAGGAAGTCGCACTGGCACCCCCTGGAACAATTGTGAAAATAGTTGCGGAGCAGTTGTCAGAAGAAACGCCTGCTCCAGAGACTTTGGATGCAGCAAAAGCCGTAGTAGATGATACTAAAAAAGATAAGGCTGAGGATGTTGAGAGTGAGAAGAAACATGTGGCTACAGAAACAGAAGCCAAAAATTCTAATAGCAATGAACAAGGAGGGGCGGCTGTTGGTGGATCGGAGTTGATGAGTTCACCACAGGATATCAAGGTTGAAAAGACAGCAGTAGAAGGATCTCCAACAGAAACAGCTGTTTCAGATGCAAGCCAAGGAAAATCTGAAAGTGTACAAACGGCTGAGGACTCGAATGGAGTGAAGCAACATAAAGATGTCTCTGGTGCTGAACTGAAAGCAGTAGATGCTGAAAGACATGATTTGCCTAATGGAGACTCAAGCCCAAAGGCATCAATAGTCGCAGATGGAGAAAAGCAAGAAGCATGCGAGGCACAACAAAAGGAGATGAGCAAGAAGCTCTCTGCTTCTGCACCACCCTATACCCCAACGACCATTCCAATTTTTGGGTCGATAGGATTCAACGACCATGTGGGAATCCTTCCCTCACCATTGAACATACCGCCAATGCTTCCTGTAAACCATGTCCGGAGGCCAACTCCTCATCAGTCTGTAACAGCTCGAGTTCCCTATGGGCCAAGGCTCTCAGGTGGTGGTTACAACCGATCTGGAAACAGGGTTCCTCGCAACAAACCAAGCTTCCCCAGTATCGCTGAGTCCAATGGAGAGGCTAATCAGTTCATTGGCCCAAGAATAATGAACCCTCATGCGGCTGAGTTCATACCGAGTCAACCATGGGCTTCTAATGGTTATCCAGTGTCACCAAACGGATATTTGGCATCACCAAATGGGACGGAAATAACACCAAATGGTTACCCGTTGTCACCATTAGCAGAAGGTGCATATCCGTGTAACATACCCGTACAGCCTCAGAATGGGCATACTACAGCTGCACCAGTGGCTACTGAAACAGCTGAGGAGAAGAGTGGAGGTGAAGAAGAGAGCAACAAGGAGAAGATAGCTGGAGAGGATGAAGAAGTCATTGCGCAAGAAGCTATAGAAACACCTGGAAATGGACACTCCACAGTAGGTGGAGAGAAAACCACAGCACAAGAGGTATCCGAAGAGAAAGGACAA
It encodes:
- the LOC130510627 gene encoding transcription factor MYB41 — protein: MGRSPCCDKNGVKKGPWTSEEDQKLIDYIRFYGPGNWRTLPKNAGLQRCGKSCRLRWTNYLRPDIKRGRFSFEEEETIIQLHSVMGNKWSAIAARLPGRTDNEIKNHWNTHIRKRLVRSGIDPVTHSPRFDLLDISSLLAVLINQPNFSSVATHASSLLHPDVLRLASLLLPPQQPLQNFNPIHEPNLDQNIQTPITSVSSQDSQPQAECTTPSNNEATYFDPVNARVEGHADLLPPLSESFDLESLMSTPQQNSIEAGANSSSFFDFGFPDNFTFEDFMLN
- the LOC130510937 gene encoding uncharacterized protein LOC130510937 encodes the protein MGEIKARRIILLSVISLFFFFSETIHLCSANEHGSRNLAVVMKQRVRNRGPRNDNTTSAASTMMLPSSFHVGAAYSFLLALLL